Within Spartobacteria bacterium, the genomic segment CTGAAGCCACGCTCAATCATGTTCTGTACGGGATGCCACTACCGGCGGATATGGTTCCACCTTCTGCGCCCAGGGTGCTGCAGGATGGTGAAATATGTCTGGCCAGCGACCCGATGATTGCTCTTCTTCTGTCCACACTGCAGGCTCAAACACGGATCACCACACCCAAACTGGCATATATGCAAAACGAATGCAGCGATTTGGATGTGAACGTGGTGCTGAAGAACGGAATCGTCCGGCTTAACCCGCTGACGCTGTCTCTCTATTCGGGATCCATCAACGGCCTGGCCGAAATCAATCTGAATGAGTATCCGACAACCTATCGCCTTGAACCATTTGATATCAAACACGTTGAGCTGGCCTCCATCGTCAAAGCCAATCCCGATTTAGCCAAAGGGGCTTTTGTGCAGGGACTCTCCGGACAGCTTGATGTGCATGCGGATCTTTCCGGACAGGGTTTTTCGACCAACAATCTCAAGCAGTTTCTGAAGGCTAACGGAAACATTCTTCTTGCCGGTGGTCAGAGCGTATCCACAGGAGGCCGTTTTCTGGATAGGCTGTATCTGAAACTTGACGACCCCATACTTATCAGTGTCCTGCCTGAACTGGCACCTAGAATAGCCCTGGCACGCAGCAACGAAACCACCGTATCCACCACCAAGCTGGAACATGTTGTATTTGATTTCAATATGAAAACCGGTTCAGTCAACGTCACCGATTTTCGAGCCGGAACGCCCGATTATATACTGTCTTCTGCAGGAATCATTAAACCCTTCGATGACTACATCCGCATGGAGGCTCAGCTAAATCTGTCGTCCAACGTGACGATGGAGTTGACCGACGGGAAGGATCGTTCTGATAGACTGCCCTATGAAAACGACGGTCTGATGATTCCGATCATTATCAGCGGTTCTCTTCAGAGCCCCAAACCCCTGCCCGATATCTCGCGTATCATACAGACGATCACCACCAAAAGAACCCAATCTTCTTTGAACGAATTGATCATGAAAAATACAAATGAGGACGATTGCAAAGAAATCCAGAAAGGTCTGAATCTGTTCAAGGGCCTGCTGGGCGGCGAAAAATAATCCGCAGACACAACAGGAGATCCTCTGTTCAATCTGCGTGCGTGAGTATAATATAATTGTGTCGCGCGTGAGTTGATTCGTCTCCTGCCCTGCATTCCATTTCCAGGTTAAAAATGTCGCGATGAATCCAGCGGGCGCATCTCCGACTTTGTGCACATCGTATCAAGGGCCGATCAGACGATCGGCGCTCCTGGGTCGCAACACCGTTGGTGTTGCTGGATACAAATCCCATTTTGGCGGGGTTCCAACCAATGGCACACCTCCCGTTCAATGCCTTTATAAATGACGATCGGCGAACACCGGTGCTTGTATAAATACACAGGCCGCTACTTTGATGCCCACTGAATGATACGCCGGGCCAGTTCTTCGGGCATCTGGTAGATGAGTCCGTGACCGGCATCTGGAATGATTTGTTTTTCCGCCTGCGGCAGCAAC encodes:
- a CDS encoding AsmA family protein gives rise to the protein MKKVFKIIAAIIVVVLLLLVGANVYLKHYLNSTKFRTAVAELVENATHREMTLGQISYTLFPPSIVVRDVALKEKDLSQNFIALQEFSFHVDWAKREVTRILLKEPSIRIVEHADGTFNFSDMIPEQTAETTAEQPQAQATSAPETVAAEEKPPTELKEADLPFSIALIQIEKASFTLVKEMKDGDDRTFTIPSLDFSIRDIGLNKPIQIDLDMKIGAESSLKATTALGPMRTNPPDIANMKIALDGVFDLTSFKDLEAFITAEDLAKIPMTSMDFLWKGEGTLASGFQFDLNVETPPVGGRNQLFLDLQNSLTLSLPEATLNHVLYGMPLPADMVPPSAPRVLQDGEICLASDPMIALLLSTLQAQTRITTPKLAYMQNECSDLDVNVVLKNGIVRLNPLTLSLYSGSINGLAEINLNEYPTTYRLEPFDIKHVELASIVKANPDLAKGAFVQGLSGQLDVHADLSGQGFSTNNLKQFLKANGNILLAGGQSVSTGGRFLDRLYLKLDDPILISVLPELAPRIALARSNETTVSTTKLEHVVFDFNMKTGSVNVTDFRAGTPDYILSSAGIIKPFDDYIRMEAQLNLSSNVTMELTDGKDRSDRLPYENDGLMIPIIISGSLQSPKPLPDISRIIQTITTKRTQSSLNELIMKNTNEDDCKEIQKGLNLFKGLLGGEK